In uncultured Cohaesibacter sp., a genomic segment contains:
- a CDS encoding succinate dehydrogenase assembly factor 2, protein MSHGTTRSSEGLDVRHKKILMRAWHRGIKEMDLMLGRFVDNELDNLTDEELDQLEMLMDQHDRDLMQWFTNELPVPEAFDCPLFHRIKNYHKNFESGLL, encoded by the coding sequence ATGTCCCACGGCACGACCCGCAGCAGCGAAGGTTTGGATGTACGGCACAAGAAGATTCTCATGCGTGCCTGGCACCGGGGCATCAAGGAAATGGACCTGATGCTGGGACGGTTCGTCGACAACGAGCTCGACAATCTGACTGACGAGGAACTGGACCAGCTGGAAATGCTGATGGACCAGCATGACCGCGACCTGATGCAGTGGTTCACCAACGAGCTGCCTGTGCCAGAAGCCTTTGACTGCCCGCTGTTCCACCGGATCAAGAACTACCACAAGAATTTCGAGTCCGGCCTTCTCTGA
- the recG gene encoding ATP-dependent DNA helicase RecG, with product MRPDRLNSYFASLTTLKGVGPKIGQAFSRLLRGDVLQPSRRIDLLLHMPVAVIDRSLQPSLAEAPDGFIVTLRLTIDKHLPPPRNNKRVPYRVLAHDETGEITLTYFHANGGYLERQMPVGSVRFVSGRLERFNGVPQITHPDHVVDEDDLASMPLIEPVYPLTAGLSGKVVHKTVLACLEEMPPLPEWQEKALLDREHWPAFHEALERIHNPIGLSDLDLLSPARRRIAYDECLASQLALSLVRSNVKKAKGLARQWDGKLKGALIDALPFTLTGSQQQAIAEIEADLALPERMLRLVQGDVGSGKTMVALMAAADVIESGAQAAMMAPTDLLARQHYQSVRSLCETVGIRVAVMTGKDSTAVKRQILQALEKGDIDFLIGTHALFQQSVVFADLGLAIVDEQHRFGVHQRLMLSDKGVATDLLVMTATPIPRTLVLTHYGDMDVSLLTEKPAGRKPIDTRTMSLDRLGELVSRLAAQLEKGAKCYWVCPLVEESELLDATAAEERHESLKAVFGHRVELIHGRMSAEEKKSAMDHFKDGDAQILVATTVIEVGVDVPEATIMVIEHAERFGLAQLHQLRGRVGRGDKASSCILLFQGPLGSVAKERLNMMRETEDGFRIAEADLRLRGEGDVLGTKQSGMPGFRVTDAEAHKDLMEMARKEARLIVEMDPGLRGKRGDSLRDLLYLFGRDEAILLLKAG from the coding sequence ATGCGCCCCGACCGTCTCAACAGCTATTTCGCTTCCCTGACGACCCTCAAAGGGGTGGGGCCGAAAATCGGTCAGGCCTTCTCTCGGCTTTTGCGCGGCGATGTGTTGCAGCCGAGCCGTCGGATCGACCTGCTGTTGCACATGCCCGTGGCTGTCATCGACCGCAGTTTGCAGCCATCCCTTGCGGAAGCGCCGGACGGGTTCATCGTTACGCTGCGCCTGACGATCGACAAGCATTTGCCGCCCCCCCGAAACAATAAGCGCGTTCCCTATCGCGTGCTTGCCCATGACGAGACAGGCGAGATTACCCTTACCTATTTTCACGCCAATGGCGGCTATCTGGAACGGCAGATGCCGGTTGGCTCTGTCCGGTTTGTCTCAGGCAGGCTTGAGCGCTTCAATGGCGTCCCGCAGATCACCCATCCCGACCATGTGGTTGATGAGGATGATTTAGCCTCGATGCCATTGATCGAGCCGGTCTATCCGCTCACCGCCGGGCTTTCTGGCAAGGTGGTGCACAAGACGGTCCTGGCCTGCCTTGAAGAGATGCCGCCGCTGCCCGAATGGCAGGAAAAGGCGCTGCTTGATCGCGAGCACTGGCCAGCTTTCCACGAAGCGCTCGAGCGCATCCACAATCCGATCGGGTTGTCCGATCTCGATCTTCTTTCCCCGGCGCGGCGCAGGATCGCCTATGACGAATGTCTTGCCAGCCAGTTGGCCCTGTCGCTGGTTCGCAGCAATGTCAAGAAGGCCAAGGGGCTGGCGCGGCAATGGGACGGAAAGCTCAAGGGCGCCCTGATCGATGCCCTGCCCTTCACGTTGACCGGCAGCCAGCAACAGGCAATCGCCGAGATCGAGGCCGATCTGGCCTTGCCGGAACGCATGCTGCGGCTGGTTCAGGGCGATGTCGGCAGTGGCAAGACCATGGTGGCGCTGATGGCGGCGGCCGATGTCATCGAATCCGGTGCTCAGGCGGCAATGATGGCACCGACCGATCTTCTGGCGCGTCAGCATTATCAGTCCGTTCGCAGCCTTTGCGAGACGGTCGGCATTCGGGTTGCCGTGATGACGGGCAAGGACAGCACCGCAGTCAAGCGACAGATCCTGCAGGCGCTTGAGAAGGGGGATATCGATTTTCTGATCGGCACCCACGCGCTGTTCCAGCAATCGGTGGTGTTTGCCGATTTGGGACTGGCAATTGTCGATGAACAGCATCGGTTCGGCGTTCACCAACGCCTGATGCTGTCGGACAAGGGCGTTGCGACGGACCTTCTGGTGATGACGGCTACGCCTATCCCGCGCACGCTGGTGTTGACCCACTATGGCGATATGGATGTGTCGCTGCTGACCGAGAAACCCGCCGGACGCAAGCCGATCGATACACGGACCATGTCACTGGACCGGCTCGGGGAGCTGGTGTCCCGCCTTGCCGCACAGCTTGAAAAGGGTGCCAAATGCTACTGGGTTTGCCCGCTGGTGGAAGAATCCGAGCTGCTTGATGCGACGGCTGCCGAAGAGCGGCACGAGAGCCTCAAGGCCGTCTTCGGCCATCGGGTGGAGCTCATTCACGGGCGGATGTCGGCGGAGGAGAAGAAATCCGCCATGGACCATTTCAAGGATGGCGACGCGCAAATCCTCGTGGCGACGACGGTGATCGAGGTTGGCGTCGATGTGCCCGAGGCAACCATCATGGTGATCGAACATGCCGAGCGGTTCGGGCTGGCCCAGTTGCACCAGCTGCGCGGTCGTGTTGGCCGTGGCGACAAGGCCTCTTCCTGCATCCTGCTGTTTCAGGGGCCGCTCGGTTCGGTCGCCAAGGAACGCCTCAACATGATGCGGGAGACCGAGGACGGGTTTCGTATTGCCGAGGCCGATCTGCGACTGCGTGGCGAAGGCGATGTTCTGGGTACAAAGCAGTCCGGCATGCCCGGCTTCAGGGTGACGGATGCCGAGGCGCACAAGGATCTGATGGAGATGGCGCGCAAGGAAGCCCGGCTGATCGTGGAAATGGATCCCGGTCTTCGGGGCAAACGTGGGGATTCCTTACGGGATCTACTCTACCTGTTCGGTCGAGACGAAGCCATCCTGCTGCTGAAAGCTGGCTGA
- a CDS encoding DUF502 domain-containing protein has product MTSKNEDKKGPIERGRLTFGARVRNYFLMGLVIAAPIGITIYITWAFIGWVDSTVKPYIPHIYNPDNYLPFSVPGVGLVFSFLILTILGFLTANFVGRSLLTFGEIFVGRMPLVRNLYNALKQIFETALSQKGKTFTKAAVVEYPRRGLWALAFVATETMGEVAHRIEDRDKPGDDHDGYISVFLPTTPNPTSGFLLFVPKNDVIMLDMSVEDAAKLVVSAGLVTPKFITKNATEEDKPKAHKKFGSRGASKDVSPANDVTLTDEDSKPKSKRMEVAE; this is encoded by the coding sequence ATGACATCGAAGAACGAAGACAAGAAGGGCCCAATTGAACGCGGCAGGCTGACCTTTGGCGCCCGTGTCAGAAACTACTTCCTGATGGGCCTGGTCATCGCTGCTCCAATCGGCATCACGATCTACATCACCTGGGCATTCATCGGCTGGGTTGACTCTACCGTCAAACCCTATATTCCGCATATCTATAACCCGGACAATTACCTACCATTCTCAGTGCCGGGTGTTGGGCTTGTCTTCTCCTTCCTGATCCTGACGATTCTCGGCTTCCTGACGGCCAACTTCGTCGGACGCTCGCTACTGACCTTCGGCGAGATTTTCGTCGGTCGCATGCCGCTGGTGCGCAACCTCTACAATGCGCTCAAGCAGATTTTCGAAACGGCTCTGTCCCAGAAAGGCAAGACCTTCACGAAGGCCGCCGTCGTCGAATATCCACGCCGAGGCCTGTGGGCACTCGCTTTCGTTGCCACTGAAACGATGGGCGAGGTGGCGCACCGGATTGAAGACCGGGACAAGCCCGGCGACGACCATGACGGCTATATTTCCGTCTTTCTGCCGACCACGCCGAACCCGACATCCGGCTTCCTGCTGTTCGTACCAAAGAATGACGTCATCATGCTGGACATGAGCGTTGAGGATGCAGCCAAACTCGTCGTTTCCGCTGGTCTGGTCACGCCCAAGTTCATTACCAAAAACGCGACCGAGGAAGACAAACCCAAGGCACACAAGAAATTTGGTTCCAGGGGCGCGTCAAAGGATGTGTCCCCGGCAAATGACGTGACATTGACAGACGAGGACAGCAAACCGAAATCCAAGCGGATGGAAGTCGCCGAATAG
- a CDS encoding YbaN family protein has product MKQLKRPFYFLSGLALTAIGIIGAFLPVLPSTVFFIMAAFCFTHSSPRLEAWILDHQLFGPPVVAWREHGAISRKAKYFAFGGMAYGFVMFLLFARPGGWLLLSVGLFFAASALYVGTRPDGPKD; this is encoded by the coding sequence ATGAAGCAGCTCAAGCGGCCTTTCTATTTCCTGTCGGGTCTGGCTCTCACCGCCATAGGCATTATCGGTGCCTTTCTGCCGGTGCTGCCTTCGACGGTCTTTTTCATCATGGCAGCTTTCTGCTTCACACATTCATCGCCACGTCTTGAGGCATGGATCCTCGATCATCAGCTGTTTGGACCGCCAGTCGTCGCGTGGCGCGAACATGGCGCGATCAGCCGCAAGGCGAAATATTTTGCCTTTGGCGGGATGGCCTACGGTTTTGTCATGTTTCTTCTGTTTGCGCGGCCGGGGGGCTGGCTGTTGCTCTCGGTGGGGCTGTTTTTTGCTGCCTCTGCGCTCTATGTCGGCACGCGACCGGATGGCCCGAAGGATTAG
- a CDS encoding GNAT family protein: MKIALRPIKLEDLPQYRKLIAPTQAYHRLNGPYMGMPTAADQNKKIMEFGFELTKPNPSFNFKLIFDEEDGRILGEVSYYWKDQRTNWLEVGIVLFNQTDWGRGIGTVALPLWIDQQLAERPALVRIGLTTWSGNAGMMALAERIDLKLEACYRKARILDGKYFDSLSYGILREEWNQLRAHQASDASRDKPQH; encoded by the coding sequence ATGAAGATCGCGCTCCGCCCCATCAAGCTTGAAGATCTACCACAATACCGCAAGCTCATCGCTCCGACACAAGCCTACCATCGCCTGAACGGGCCCTATATGGGCATGCCAACAGCAGCCGATCAGAACAAGAAGATCATGGAATTCGGCTTTGAGCTGACCAAGCCGAACCCGAGCTTCAATTTCAAACTGATTTTCGATGAAGAGGACGGCCGCATCCTCGGCGAGGTTTCCTATTACTGGAAGGATCAGCGCACCAACTGGCTGGAGGTCGGCATCGTCCTGTTCAACCAGACTGACTGGGGCAGGGGTATTGGAACCGTTGCCTTGCCACTCTGGATCGACCAGCAACTGGCTGAACGCCCCGCACTTGTGCGCATCGGCCTCACCACATGGTCCGGCAATGCCGGCATGATGGCCCTTGCGGAACGGATTGACCTCAAGCTGGAAGCCTGCTACCGCAAGGCCCGCATCCTTGACGGCAAGTATTTCGACTCCCTGAGCTACGGCATCCTGCGCGAAGAATGGAACCAGTTGCGCGCGCACCAGGCATCAGACGCCAGCAGGGATAAGCCTCAACACTAA
- the glmS gene encoding glutamine--fructose-6-phosphate transaminase (isomerizing), with protein MCGIVGILGKEAVAPQLVDALKRLEYRGYDSAGVATICNKALDRRRAPGKLRNLEQLLNGNPLAGTIGIGHTRWATHGIPNETNAHPHRAGNVAAVHNGIIENFRELRDELTAKGHVFESETDTETVVHLINDEILAGKKPVEAVSAVLGRLEGAFSLAIIFGDEEDLMIGARRGSPLAVGHGDGEMYLGSDSFALAPFTDEVTYLEEGDWVVLTRTSATYFDENNKQVERCKTTAQAAANIVDKGNFKHFMEKEIHEQPEVIQHTLSHYVDFANGTVRLNEALPFDFATLSRISLSACGTAYYAGVVAKYWFERLARIPVDMDVASEFRYREMPMPENGLALFISQSGETADTLASLRYCKQQGQHIASIVNVPESTIARESDVIFPTLAGVEIGVASTKAFTCQLSVLLALAIMAGRARGTISADEEKAYVKALSELPKFIRQALKPNAALSDLAHELSKVKHVLYLGRGSNFPLALEGALKLKEISYIHAEGYAAGELKHGPIALIDETMPVVVIAPHDGYYEKTVSNMQEVAARDGRIILITDEIGASKNSLDDATMIVLPTVPEVIAPIVFALPVQLLAYYTANFMGTDVDQPRNLAKSVTVE; from the coding sequence ATGTGTGGAATCGTTGGAATTCTAGGTAAAGAAGCTGTAGCGCCCCAGTTGGTTGACGCTCTCAAACGGCTCGAATATCGCGGATACGATTCCGCCGGGGTCGCCACAATCTGTAACAAGGCTCTGGACCGCCGCCGTGCGCCGGGCAAGCTGCGCAATCTGGAGCAGTTGCTGAACGGCAATCCGCTTGCGGGCACCATCGGCATCGGCCACACGCGCTGGGCCACCCATGGCATTCCCAATGAGACCAACGCCCACCCCCACAGGGCTGGCAACGTGGCCGCCGTGCACAACGGCATCATCGAGAATTTCCGCGAGCTGCGCGATGAACTGACCGCCAAGGGCCATGTGTTCGAATCGGAAACCGACACGGAAACGGTCGTTCATCTCATCAACGACGAGATTCTCGCTGGCAAGAAGCCGGTCGAGGCCGTCTCTGCCGTTCTCGGTCGTCTGGAAGGGGCTTTCTCGCTGGCCATCATCTTCGGTGACGAAGAAGACCTGATGATCGGCGCCCGTCGTGGCTCCCCCCTCGCTGTCGGTCATGGCGATGGCGAAATGTATCTCGGGTCTGATTCCTTTGCTCTCGCCCCGTTCACCGATGAGGTCACCTATCTGGAAGAGGGCGACTGGGTGGTGCTGACCAGAACATCGGCCACCTATTTCGACGAGAACAACAAGCAGGTCGAGCGCTGCAAAACCACAGCACAGGCCGCAGCCAATATCGTCGACAAGGGCAACTTCAAGCATTTCATGGAAAAGGAAATCCATGAGCAGCCGGAAGTCATCCAGCACACACTGTCCCACTATGTCGACTTTGCCAATGGCACAGTGCGCCTGAACGAGGCCCTGCCGTTCGACTTTGCCACTCTCAGCCGCATTTCTCTCAGCGCCTGCGGCACTGCCTATTATGCTGGCGTCGTCGCCAAATACTGGTTCGAACGGCTGGCCCGCATTCCGGTTGACATGGATGTCGCCTCGGAGTTCCGCTATCGCGAAATGCCGATGCCGGAGAATGGACTAGCGCTGTTCATCTCCCAGTCGGGCGAAACCGCCGATACGCTAGCATCCCTGCGCTACTGCAAACAGCAGGGGCAGCATATCGCCTCCATCGTCAACGTGCCGGAAAGCACCATCGCCCGCGAGAGCGACGTGATCTTCCCGACCCTTGCCGGTGTCGAAATCGGCGTTGCCTCAACCAAGGCCTTCACCTGCCAGCTGTCCGTGCTCTTGGCCCTTGCCATCATGGCGGGACGGGCGCGGGGAACCATCTCGGCAGACGAAGAGAAAGCCTACGTCAAGGCGTTGAGCGAATTGCCGAAATTCATCCGTCAGGCCCTCAAACCCAATGCGGCCTTGTCAGATCTCGCCCATGAGCTCTCAAAGGTCAAGCATGTGCTCTACCTGGGGCGCGGCTCCAACTTCCCGCTGGCTCTGGAAGGCGCCTTGAAGCTCAAGGAAATCTCCTACATTCATGCGGAAGGCTACGCCGCCGGTGAATTGAAGCATGGCCCGATCGCGCTCATTGACGAGACCATGCCGGTCGTCGTTATCGCGCCGCACGATGGATATTATGAGAAGACGGTGTCCAACATGCAGGAAGTCGCCGCCCGCGATGGCCGCATCATTCTGATCACCGACGAAATCGGCGCATCCAAGAACTCCCTTGATGACGCCACGATGATCGTCCTGCCAACCGTGCCGGAAGTCATCGCGCCGATCGTCTTTGCCCTGCCGGTGCAGTTGCTTGCCTATTACACGGCCAACTTCATGGGCACCGATGTGGACCAGCCGCGCAACCTTGCCAAATCGGTGACCGTGGAATAA
- the glmU gene encoding bifunctional UDP-N-acetylglucosamine diphosphorylase/glucosamine-1-phosphate N-acetyltransferase GlmU translates to MTHRSCQAIILAAGHGTRMKSKTPKVLHKVAGLSMVGHVARAAKDAGVEEVALIVGPDMEPVLKDAQRMHPNIVACEQTERLGTAHAVLAARDHLVDARDDVIVLFGDTPLLRSQTITAMREKLAAGYDVVVLGFRTDTPDPYGRLLEKDGNLVAIREAKDCTAEEFKVSFCNGGIMGFAGAGLQDLLDSIETNNAQGEYYLTDAVEIANARGLKVTAIEADESELQGVNSRAHLARVEATFQQRAREGAMAGGVTLVAPETVFFSYDTKLGQDIIIEPNVIFAPGVTVSDDVTILANCYLEGAVIGEGCAIGPYARLRPGAVLEKNAKVGNFVEIKKATVEEGAKVNHLSYIGDARVGAKANIGAGTITCNYDGFNKFKTDIGKGAFIGSNTALVAPATIGDGAIIGAGSVITDPVNPDDLAFTRSRPIVKAGWAAAFREKKKKENK, encoded by the coding sequence ATGACCCATCGCTCATGTCAGGCAATCATACTGGCAGCCGGACACGGCACCCGGATGAAATCGAAAACACCGAAGGTCCTTCACAAGGTGGCAGGCCTTTCGATGGTGGGTCATGTTGCCCGGGCAGCAAAGGACGCTGGCGTCGAGGAAGTTGCGCTGATCGTCGGCCCGGACATGGAACCGGTGCTTAAGGATGCGCAGAGGATGCACCCCAATATCGTCGCCTGCGAACAGACCGAACGACTGGGCACCGCCCATGCCGTGTTGGCCGCCCGCGACCATCTGGTCGACGCCAGAGACGACGTGATCGTATTGTTTGGCGACACGCCCTTGCTGCGCAGCCAAACCATTACGGCCATGCGCGAGAAGCTTGCTGCTGGCTACGATGTTGTCGTTCTGGGCTTTCGCACCGATACGCCGGATCCCTATGGGCGCCTTTTGGAAAAGGACGGCAATCTGGTTGCCATCCGTGAAGCCAAGGACTGCACCGCAGAAGAATTCAAGGTTTCCTTCTGCAATGGCGGCATCATGGGGTTTGCCGGGGCAGGGTTGCAGGATCTGCTCGACAGCATCGAGACCAACAATGCGCAGGGCGAATACTACCTCACCGACGCCGTCGAGATTGCCAACGCACGCGGCCTCAAGGTAACGGCTATCGAGGCAGACGAATCCGAGCTGCAGGGCGTCAACAGCCGCGCCCATCTGGCCAGGGTGGAGGCCACCTTCCAGCAAAGGGCACGTGAGGGGGCGATGGCCGGAGGGGTTACCCTTGTTGCGCCGGAAACCGTTTTCTTTTCCTATGATACGAAACTGGGGCAAGATATCATCATCGAGCCCAATGTCATTTTCGCACCCGGCGTTACCGTCAGCGACGACGTGACCATTCTGGCCAATTGCTACCTTGAAGGTGCCGTGATCGGCGAGGGATGCGCCATCGGCCCCTATGCTCGTCTGCGTCCCGGCGCGGTGCTCGAAAAGAACGCCAAGGTCGGCAACTTTGTCGAGATCAAGAAGGCCACCGTGGAAGAGGGTGCCAAGGTCAACCACCTGTCCTACATCGGCGACGCCCGCGTTGGCGCCAAGGCCAACATCGGCGCCGGAACCATCACCTGCAACTATGATGGCTTCAACAAGTTCAAGACCGATATCGGCAAGGGTGCGTTCATCGGATCCAACACCGCACTCGTCGCCCCGGCAACCATCGGCGACGGCGCAATCATTGGTGCAGGCAGTGTCATTACGGACCCCGTTAACCCTGACGATCTGGCGTTCACACGCTCACGCCCCATTGTCAAGGCCGGCTGGGCGGCAGCTTTCCGAGAGAAAAAGAAAAAAGAAAACAAATAG
- a CDS encoding DMT family transporter: MSPKLFAYLLMAVCPIFLASNIIVGAAAVRSIEPFTLTFLRWGLASLLVLPFAWSSLYANRKRLLAEWKLILVTAFMGMGFSGSGVYFALKHTSATNGTLIYSACPIIIILLEWIFRGRKISLREALGIVLGFTGVLLIVCKGHLETLLTIRFSSGDLLFVAAATTWGIYTVLSRKALFQSLSTIGMFTIVGLVGAAIQIPFVIWETIAYDTLPTQMEQWLSVGGLVFSASIGALLAYQYMIRVLGPSTAGLALYLMPPFGIFMAVMFLGEDFRMFHLVGFVLVMGGVIMATFPLSLLRRQRSTPIVAQD, from the coding sequence TTGTCTCCCAAATTGTTTGCCTATCTGCTGATGGCAGTGTGCCCGATTTTCCTTGCCTCCAACATCATTGTCGGTGCCGCAGCTGTTCGTTCGATTGAACCCTTCACCCTCACCTTTTTGCGCTGGGGTCTTGCGTCGCTGCTTGTTCTGCCCTTTGCCTGGTCTTCGCTTTATGCAAATCGCAAGCGCTTGCTGGCGGAATGGAAGCTCATCCTCGTCACCGCCTTCATGGGCATGGGGTTCAGTGGCTCGGGCGTTTATTTTGCGCTCAAGCACACGTCAGCGACCAATGGAACGCTGATCTATTCTGCCTGCCCGATCATCATCATTCTGCTTGAATGGATTTTCCGGGGCCGCAAGATCTCGTTGCGCGAGGCATTGGGCATCGTTCTCGGCTTTACCGGCGTGCTGCTGATCGTCTGCAAGGGACATCTGGAAACCCTGCTGACAATCCGTTTTTCCAGTGGTGATCTGCTGTTCGTCGCCGCCGCCACGACCTGGGGGATTTATACGGTGCTTTCCAGGAAAGCGCTGTTCCAGTCGCTCTCGACAATTGGCATGTTCACGATTGTCGGGCTGGTCGGTGCGGCGATCCAGATTCCGTTCGTGATCTGGGAAACCATCGCCTATGACACGTTACCAACCCAGATGGAACAATGGCTCAGCGTTGGCGGGCTGGTTTTCTCTGCCTCAATCGGGGCCTTGCTGGCCTATCAATACATGATCCGCGTCCTGGGGCCTTCCACTGCCGGTCTGGCGCTGTATCTGATGCCACCGTTCGGGATTTTCATGGCGGTGATGTTCCTTGGTGAGGATTTCCGTATGTTCCACCTTGTCGGCTTTGTTCTGGTCATGGGCGGTGTCATTATGGCGACCTTCCCGCTCAGCCTGCTCAGAAGGCAGAGGAGCACGCCGATTGTCGCTCAGGACTGA
- a CDS encoding cytochrome c biogenesis protein CcdA, with product MNFDVSITGAILAGFISFISPCVLPLVPPYLCYMAGVSMDEFTGNKDHQRAATRIFFSALAFVLGFTTIFVLLGAGASAAGQYLKLYSGFFSYVAGAIIIIMGLHFLGVFRIALLYREARVNVQKKPAGIIGAYLIGLAFAFGWTPCIGPVLATILAIAGTEDNVQRGMLLLTSYSLGLGVPFLLAALFAGQFMGVMQRFRKHMGTVEKVMGALLVLTGILFLTGQVQNAAFWLQEMLPGLSAIG from the coding sequence TTGAACTTCGATGTATCTATCACTGGCGCGATTCTCGCTGGCTTTATCTCCTTCATTTCGCCTTGTGTGCTACCGCTGGTGCCTCCCTACCTCTGCTATATGGCTGGCGTCAGCATGGATGAGTTCACCGGCAACAAGGACCACCAGCGGGCCGCAACGCGCATTTTCTTCTCCGCTTTGGCCTTCGTGCTGGGCTTTACGACCATTTTCGTTTTGCTGGGGGCAGGGGCTTCAGCTGCCGGGCAGTATCTGAAGCTCTATTCAGGCTTCTTCTCCTACGTTGCCGGCGCAATCATCATCATCATGGGGCTGCATTTTCTCGGCGTTTTCCGCATCGCGCTGCTCTATCGCGAAGCGCGGGTCAATGTTCAGAAGAAGCCCGCAGGCATCATAGGTGCCTACTTGATCGGTCTGGCCTTCGCCTTTGGCTGGACGCCCTGCATCGGACCGGTTCTGGCGACCATTCTGGCCATTGCCGGAACGGAAGACAATGTTCAACGCGGCATGCTGTTGCTGACGTCTTACAGCCTCGGCCTCGGCGTACCCTTCCTGCTGGCTGCCCTGTTCGCAGGACAGTTCATGGGCGTCATGCAGCGCTTTCGCAAGCATATGGGGACGGTTGAGAAGGTCATGGGCGCACTACTGGTCCTCACCGGCATCCTGTTCCTCACCGGTCAGGTACAGAATGCAGCCTTCTGGCTGCAGGAAATGCTCCCCGGCCTCAGCGCCATTGGCTGA
- the tgt gene encoding tRNA guanosine(34) transglycosylase Tgt: MNKGQPVPEPRPTEFGFKLLATDGKARRGEVFMPRGIIRTPAFMPVGTAATVKFMYPGQVRDLGADVILGNTYHLMLRPGAERVAALGGLHTFANWPYPILTDSGGFQVMSLAQLRKMSEEGVEFKSHIDGAKYMMTPERSIEIQCLLGSDIQMQLDECTRLPAKESEIEKAMQLSLRWAERCKTQFGNRPGQAMFGIVQGGDVPRLREESAQALKAMDLKGYSIGGLAVGEPQAVMLDILDVTCPILPENKPRYLMGVGTPDDLLEAVSRGVDMFDCVMPTRAGRHGLAFTRFGKVNLKNARHKDDPRPLDPESDCPAARDYSRAYLYHLVKSNEALGAMLLSWNNLAYYQALMQGMRDAIEHGRFEDHKAEVKAAWERGDMPAL; the protein is encoded by the coding sequence ATGAACAAGGGGCAACCCGTTCCGGAGCCGCGCCCGACCGAATTCGGGTTCAAGCTGCTGGCAACCGACGGCAAGGCGCGCCGTGGCGAGGTTTTCATGCCGCGCGGCATCATCCGCACGCCCGCTTTCATGCCAGTCGGCACCGCGGCGACCGTCAAGTTCATGTATCCCGGCCAGGTCCGGGATCTTGGCGCCGACGTCATTCTGGGCAACACCTATCATTTGATGCTGCGCCCCGGTGCAGAGCGCGTAGCGGCCCTTGGCGGCCTGCACACCTTTGCCAACTGGCCATACCCGATCCTGACCGACTCAGGCGGCTTTCAGGTCATGTCCCTTGCGCAGCTGCGCAAGATGAGCGAGGAGGGGGTTGAATTCAAATCCCACATCGACGGCGCCAAATACATGATGACACCGGAACGCTCGATCGAGATCCAGTGCCTGCTTGGCTCCGACATCCAGATGCAGCTCGATGAATGCACGCGTCTGCCCGCCAAGGAATCGGAAATCGAGAAGGCCATGCAGCTTTCCCTGCGCTGGGCCGAGCGCTGCAAGACCCAGTTCGGCAACCGACCGGGGCAGGCGATGTTCGGCATCGTGCAGGGTGGTGACGTGCCGCGCTTGCGCGAGGAATCGGCACAGGCCCTCAAGGCCATGGACCTCAAGGGCTATTCCATCGGCGGTCTGGCCGTGGGCGAGCCTCAGGCCGTCATGCTGGACATCCTTGATGTCACCTGTCCGATCCTGCCGGAAAACAAGCCTCGCTACCTGATGGGCGTCGGCACGCCGGACGATCTGCTGGAAGCCGTCAGCCGCGGCGTCGACATGTTCGACTGCGTGATGCCGACCCGTGCCGGACGTCATGGGCTCGCCTTCACCCGCTTTGGCAAGGTCAATCTGAAGAACGCCCGCCACAAGGACGATCCGCGCCCGCTCGATCCGGAAAGCGATTGCCCGGCAGCCCGCGACTATTCGCGTGCCTATCTCTATCATCTGGTGAAGTCCAACGAAGCCCTTGGCGCCATGCTCCTGTCATGGAACAATCTGGCCTATTATCAGGCCCTGATGCAGGGTATGCGCGACGCTATCGAACATGGGCGCTTTGAGGACCACAAGGCAGAAGTGAAGGCTGCGTGGGAGCGTGGTGACATGCCCGCCCTGTAG